From a region of the Bradyrhizobium sp. KBS0727 genome:
- a CDS encoding formate dehydrogenase accessory sulfurtransferase FdhD, protein MMKIDKAPVPLIVPNPDDPRLTERVTGTDQTGATVEIRVPVERPLTLYLNAQEIVTMMTIGDYPEYLALGYLLNQNMLKYDDVVTEVEYDDDLQVVVVRTEHHTNFEAKLKKRTQTSGCAQGTAFGDLLEAVESVALPKAELRTSWLYQMTHAINTMPSLYLEAGAIHGCVLCRQGTPVCYTEDVGRHNAVDKIAGWIYRHGVDPADKILYTTGRLTSEMVIKTVRMGIPILVSRSGFTAWGVELARQVGLTLVGRTKGKRFIALSGQERIVFDQNLAFVEEESARHKRKGEDRDD, encoded by the coding sequence ATGATGAAAATCGACAAGGCCCCCGTCCCCCTGATCGTGCCCAACCCGGATGATCCGCGGCTGACCGAGCGCGTCACCGGGACCGACCAGACCGGCGCCACGGTCGAAATCCGGGTGCCGGTGGAACGGCCGCTGACGCTGTACCTGAACGCACAGGAAATCGTCACCATGATGACGATCGGCGACTATCCGGAGTATCTCGCGCTCGGCTATCTCCTGAACCAGAACATGCTGAAATACGACGACGTCGTCACCGAGGTCGAATACGACGACGATCTGCAGGTGGTGGTGGTGCGCACCGAGCACCACACCAACTTCGAAGCGAAGCTGAAAAAGCGCACGCAGACCTCGGGCTGCGCGCAGGGCACGGCGTTCGGCGACCTGCTGGAGGCCGTCGAAAGCGTGGCGCTGCCGAAAGCCGAGTTGCGCACCTCCTGGCTCTACCAGATGACGCATGCGATCAACACCATGCCTTCGCTCTATCTGGAGGCCGGTGCGATCCATGGCTGCGTACTGTGCAGGCAAGGCACGCCTGTCTGCTACACCGAGGACGTCGGCCGCCATAACGCGGTCGACAAGATCGCGGGCTGGATCTATCGCCACGGCGTCGATCCCGCCGACAAGATTCTCTACACCACCGGGCGTCTCACCTCCGAGATGGTGATCAAGACGGTGCGGATGGGGATTCCCATTCTGGTCTCGCGCTCGGGCTTCACCGCCTGGGGCGTCGAGTTGGCGCGACAGGTCGGACTGACGCTGGTCGGACGCACCAAAGGCAAGCGCTTCATTGCGCTGTCGGGCCAG